A genomic window from Xenorhabdus cabanillasii includes:
- a CDS encoding filamentous hemagglutinin N-terminal domain-containing protein gives MKNFKTFTKISTLTLLISTNLAFANDIILNDSNTQINQVNNIPVINIATPTLNGMSRNTYKEFNINEKGVVFNNSIDSTNSQLVGQLDKNPNLADRTAILIVNEVVGGNLSQLKGAIEIVGDDAKLIITNPNGVIINGAKFINVTESFISTGKPVFNKKDLLSLEVTKGKVTIGEKGLESTENNLVVFSRSLQVNGKINADIITAMIGPNSMSMKVPGMPIRFENETPQPGFSIDTGNLGGMYANKSIILLSNEKGAGVNIRDLSTSRGQLEDVVVQLMKDSGAVHTSNQKQDIIVAANRYIHEGVELKNVDGIWQLP, from the coding sequence ATGAAAAACTTTAAAACTTTTACAAAGATTTCTACATTAACTTTATTAATTTCTACTAATCTAGCTTTCGCTAATGATATCATTCTTAATGATTCTAACACTCAAATTAACCAAGTTAATAATATTCCGGTTATCAACATAGCTACTCCAACTCTTAATGGTATGTCTAGAAATACTTATAAAGAGTTTAATATTAATGAAAAGGGTGTGGTTTTCAATAACTCCATAGATTCTACTAATTCTCAATTAGTAGGTCAATTAGATAAAAACCCTAATTTAGCAGATAGGACTGCTATATTAATTGTTAATGAAGTAGTAGGAGGTAATCTATCTCAACTTAAAGGAGCTATAGAAATAGTTGGAGATGATGCTAAGCTGATTATAACTAACCCTAATGGTGTCATTATTAATGGGGCTAAATTCATAAATGTAACGGAATCTTTTATTAGCACAGGTAAACCTGTTTTCAATAAAAAAGATTTACTTAGTTTAGAAGTAACTAAGGGCAAGGTTACTATTGGTGAAAAAGGCTTAGAATCTACTGAGAATAACCTTGTTGTTTTCAGTAGATCTCTTCAAGTAAATGGAAAAATTAATGCTGATATTATTACAGCGATGATAGGACCTAATTCCATGAGTATGAAGGTTCCAGGGATGCCTATCAGATTTGAAAATGAAACTCCTCAACCAGGATTTTCTATAGATACAGGTAATCTTGGAGGTATGTATGCTAATAAAAGCATAATACTTCTTAGTAACGAAAAAGGTGCCGGCGTGAATATAAGGGATCTATCAACTTCAAGGGGACAATTAGAAGATGTTGTTGTACAATTAATGAAAGACTCCGGAGCCGTACATACTAGTAACCAAAAACAAGATATAATTGTTGCGGCTAATAGATATATTCATGAAGGTGTAGAACTAAAAAATGTTGATGGTATATGGCAGCTCCCATAA
- a CDS encoding head-tail connector protein: MPFPTIDLLRQQCRIDSDNHTEDDLLDTYARAAIKRVENYLNRRLYEQAVPEDDPDGLLATDDVTLAIMLAVGYWYENREAQTLPTGFKSLLEPYRFIPL, encoded by the coding sequence ATGCCTTTTCCCACGATTGATCTGCTTCGGCAGCAGTGCCGTATCGACAGTGATAATCATACCGAAGATGATTTATTAGACACTTATGCGCGGGCGGCCATTAAACGGGTCGAAAACTATCTGAATCGCCGCCTGTATGAACAGGCTGTGCCGGAGGATGATCCGGATGGTCTGTTAGCGACTGACGATGTGACACTGGCAATTATGCTGGCAGTCGGTTACTGGTATGAAAACCGGGAGGCACAGACCTTACCCACCGGATTTAAATCGTTGCTGGAACCCTACCGTTTTATTCCGTTATAG
- a CDS encoding phage head closure protein — MKAGSLRYRIKLFRPVKNRDDLGAEIIGREYVTETWARADAMSNRKIRTADQQQVIEVQQFTVRPRKDIEPDWLVEHQGRLFTVRTVDRNHTDRAVITTEADAHHDRT; from the coding sequence ATGAAAGCGGGCTCACTTCGCTATCGCATTAAACTGTTTCGCCCTGTAAAAAACCGTGATGATCTGGGTGCTGAAATCATTGGGCGGGAATATGTCACTGAAACCTGGGCACGAGCGGACGCCATGTCCAACCGCAAAATCCGCACGGCGGATCAGCAACAGGTGATCGAGGTGCAACAATTTACCGTCAGGCCAAGAAAAGATATTGAACCTGATTGGTTGGTTGAACATCAGGGACGGCTGTTTACCGTTCGCACTGTGGATCGTAACCATACTGACCGTGCCGTTATCACCACGGAGGCCGATGCGCACCATGATCGAACCTGA
- a CDS encoding HK97-gp10 family putative phage morphogenesis protein encodes MITAKTMGWTELGHKLQVLDSDLQTHILRKAGKVAMAIVKEDMAAHAGYNRKNEGSHLREAIQIRSTKSKKYTGGVMITVGPTKPHRMKALAQEMGTIKQVPKPFIRPALDYNKTTVIKVLAQEIRDALSGYSQ; translated from the coding sequence ATGATCACCGCAAAAACAATGGGATGGACAGAGTTGGGGCATAAATTGCAGGTACTGGACAGTGATCTCCAGACCCACATCCTGCGCAAAGCCGGAAAAGTTGCCATGGCAATCGTTAAAGAAGATATGGCTGCCCACGCCGGTTATAACCGAAAAAATGAGGGTTCCCATCTGCGGGAGGCCATTCAGATCCGTTCGACAAAATCGAAAAAATACACAGGCGGGGTGATGATCACCGTGGGGCCGACAAAACCCCATCGTATGAAAGCACTGGCGCAGGAGATGGGCACGATTAAGCAGGTGCCAAAACCCTTTATCCGTCCGGCGCTGGATTACAACAAAACCACTGTTATTAAAGTGCTCGCGCAGGAAATCCGCGATGCCTTATCAGGGTACAGTCAATAG
- a CDS encoding phage tail protein yields MATSPEYAVLPAGTLVKFGKPGDSVEQMKPLINCKALGATGLTGSFVDCTTLMDTNKQFISDMPEGPGKSLGFIDDPENSDFVSFLNAAEKRDTVQFYIALPNKRTATMVLALSGWEMNDINAPASEVIQITVKGKQNSLVWGIADTKTGVTQS; encoded by the coding sequence ATGGCAACATCCCCTGAATACGCCGTATTGCCAGCGGGTACACTCGTGAAATTTGGCAAACCCGGCGACAGCGTGGAACAGATGAAACCGCTGATTAACTGCAAGGCATTGGGTGCCACTGGGCTAACGGGCAGTTTTGTCGATTGCACCACTTTGATGGATACCAACAAACAATTTATTTCCGATATGCCGGAGGGGCCGGGAAAATCCCTCGGCTTTATTGATGATCCGGAGAACTCCGATTTTGTTTCTTTCCTGAACGCGGCTGAAAAGCGCGACACGGTGCAATTTTACATCGCCCTGCCGAATAAGCGCACCGCGACAATGGTGCTGGCACTGTCCGGTTGGGAAATGAACGACATTAACGCCCCGGCCAGTGAAGTGATCCAAATCACGGTCAAGGGCAAACAAAACAGCCTCGTCTGGGGTATCGCTGACACCAAAACAGGAGTGACCCAATCATGA
- a CDS encoding phage tail tape measure protein: MANLSTLTVGLLVNATAFKSQIMDAYRYAGRESERFSDKSVADANKVKKSYSSLASEIKSVSGQLMMLAGTGFSLSSMISHTRQYGQALSDLSAITGATGAQLKKLDETAQQLGRTTEFGATGIANALKLMASAKPELLKNTAALTQATEKAVILAQASGIELPEATKALALSLNQFGAGAAQADRYINVLAAGAKYGSSEINETAQAIKNGGTVAAQAAISFEALNAVIQILAAGGIKGAEAGTAIRNIILALEKSTDKKLRPSVVGLGSALDHLKSKKTVHSGSSEAVRAGECQRSVSVGRRS, translated from the coding sequence ATGGCTAATTTATCGACATTAACGGTCGGCTTGCTGGTCAATGCCACCGCGTTTAAATCCCAGATAATGGATGCCTATCGTTATGCTGGGCGGGAGTCTGAACGCTTTAGCGATAAATCGGTGGCAGATGCCAACAAGGTGAAAAAGAGCTATAGCTCTCTGGCCTCGGAAATCAAGTCTGTCTCCGGTCAGTTAATGATGCTGGCAGGAACGGGGTTTTCACTGAGCAGTATGATTTCCCATACCCGTCAATATGGTCAGGCATTGTCTGACCTGTCTGCCATTACGGGTGCCACGGGTGCGCAGTTAAAGAAACTGGATGAAACCGCCCAGCAGTTAGGCCGAACCACCGAATTCGGGGCAACCGGTATTGCCAATGCCCTGAAATTAATGGCCTCCGCGAAACCGGAATTGCTGAAAAACACGGCAGCGCTGACGCAGGCGACGGAAAAAGCGGTGATTCTGGCGCAGGCGTCCGGTATCGAATTACCTGAAGCCACCAAAGCACTGGCGTTATCCTTAAATCAGTTTGGGGCCGGCGCTGCGCAGGCAGATCGTTATATCAACGTACTGGCCGCCGGCGCAAAATACGGTTCTTCAGAAATTAACGAAACGGCGCAGGCTATTAAAAATGGCGGAACGGTCGCGGCACAGGCCGCGATAAGCTTTGAAGCACTGAATGCCGTGATCCAGATACTGGCGGCAGGCGGGATAAAAGGCGCAGAAGCCGGGACCGCGATCCGCAATATTATTCTGGCCCTGGAGAAATCCACCGACAAGAAACTCAGGCCTTCGGTTGTGGGACTGGGATCAGCTTTGGATCACCTTAAAAGTAAAAAAACTGTCCACAGCGGAAGCAGCGAAGCTGTTCGGGCGGGCGAATGTCAGCGCAGCGTCTCAGTTGGTCGTCGGTCGTGA
- a CDS encoding phage tail protein, with protein sequence MMIKTFDFPARVGTSGEFEPIVRTVQFGDGYKQTSGDGINMQRESWPLSFVGAQSDIQPVMDFLREHQGWRSFKWRNPLSELGLYQAGKFTIQANGIYFTLSVTFTRIYHP encoded by the coding sequence ATGATGATAAAAACCTTTGATTTCCCTGCAAGGGTAGGTACAAGTGGGGAGTTTGAGCCTATTGTGCGTACCGTCCAGTTTGGTGATGGTTATAAACAGACGTCAGGCGATGGGATCAACATGCAGCGAGAAAGCTGGCCCTTGTCTTTTGTCGGGGCACAGTCTGACATACAGCCTGTCATGGATTTTTTGCGTGAACATCAGGGCTGGCGCTCATTCAAATGGCGTAATCCGTTATCTGAACTGGGGTTATATCAGGCGGGAAAATTCACTATTCAGGCCAATGGTATTTATTTCACCCTTTCCGTGACATTTACCCGCATTTATCACCCTTAA
- a CDS encoding C40 family peptidase, whose translation MTILRKSTTRAIMAHAQATYPNECCGLIIQQHRRQHYLPCRNTAPSPTEQFRIHPEDYAAAEDKGSIIAIVHSHPDATTQPSQLDIAQCDLSQIPWVIVSWPEGDIRTLMPMKGIKPLIGRPFVHGIWDCYAIVRDWFRLERTIELPDFERTDSWWVRGENLYMKHYAAAGFVACRGELQTGDVIIMQVQANEPNHAGIYLGDGLMLHHLYGQLSKREPYHGYWQERTVITLRHSSTSADFLFRGVTS comes from the coding sequence ATGACAATCCTGCGAAAATCCACGACCCGCGCGATCATGGCGCATGCTCAGGCCACCTATCCGAATGAGTGTTGTGGGCTGATCATTCAACAGCATCGTCGGCAGCATTATCTTCCCTGCCGCAACACCGCACCGTCACCCACGGAACAGTTCCGTATTCATCCTGAGGATTATGCTGCTGCCGAAGACAAAGGTTCAATTATTGCCATTGTTCACAGCCATCCCGATGCGACGACACAGCCGAGCCAGTTGGATATCGCTCAGTGCGACCTGTCACAAATTCCTTGGGTGATTGTTTCGTGGCCAGAAGGGGATATCCGTACCCTGATGCCAATGAAAGGCATTAAACCCTTAATTGGCCGCCCGTTCGTGCACGGTATCTGGGATTGTTATGCCATCGTGCGTGATTGGTTCAGACTGGAACGGACTATTGAACTCCCTGATTTTGAACGTACCGATAGCTGGTGGGTTCGGGGCGAAAATCTGTATATGAAACATTATGCCGCTGCCGGATTTGTCGCGTGTCGCGGTGAATTACAGACAGGGGATGTGATCATTATGCAGGTGCAGGCCAATGAACCCAATCATGCTGGGATTTATCTGGGGGACGGTCTGATGCTGCACCATCTGTACGGGCAGCTCAGCAAGCGAGAACCCTATCATGGCTACTGGCAGGAACGTACCGTCATCACTTTGCGTCACTCATCCACTTCAGCGGATTTTTTGTTTAGGGGAGTCACTTCATGA
- a CDS encoding tail assembly protein, with amino-acid sequence MNTLRTVRLYGVLGTQFGRVHKLAVSTPQEAIRALSVLIKGFEHFLLTAKEQGLTFAVFNGKRNISREELVFVGQDDIRIAPMIIGSKNAGVFQTILGAVMVVAGAFLWATPFGAPMVMSGVGMMLGGVVQMLSPMPGGLARREDPDNKPSYAFGGPVNTVAQGNPVPIGYGRRRIGGAIISAGIYAEDQQ; translated from the coding sequence ATGAACACATTACGAACAGTGCGGCTTTACGGTGTACTGGGGACTCAGTTCGGGCGAGTACATAAGCTGGCTGTCTCTACCCCGCAGGAAGCAATCCGGGCATTATCCGTGCTGATTAAAGGATTTGAACACTTCCTGCTGACTGCCAAAGAACAGGGGCTGACCTTTGCCGTGTTTAATGGAAAACGCAATATCAGCCGAGAAGAGTTGGTATTTGTCGGGCAGGACGATATTCGTATTGCCCCGATGATTATCGGTAGCAAAAATGCCGGTGTTTTTCAGACCATTCTGGGCGCGGTGATGGTGGTTGCCGGCGCGTTTTTGTGGGCGACCCCGTTTGGTGCGCCAATGGTTATGTCCGGGGTTGGCATGATGTTGGGTGGCGTGGTGCAGATGCTCTCGCCGATGCCCGGCGGGCTGGCACGGCGTGAAGATCCCGACAACAAACCCTCCTATGCTTTCGGTGGTCCGGTGAACACCGTTGCACAGGGTAACCCTGTGCCCATCGGCTACGGCAGACGCCGTATTGGTGGCGCCATCATTTCAGCGGGTATCTATGCGGAAGACCAACAATAA
- a CDS encoding host specificity protein J, with the protein MRIIRVPTNYYPERNRRYYGSWDGTFKWAWSDNPAWVLYDLMINDRFSIGTRVKAENLNLAKWDLYSIAQYCDQTVSDGEGGEEPRFTCNVYIQSQEDAWAVLRDIAGIFRGMTFWANNNMNVLADMPRDMDYLFTCANVRDGKFTYSSTREKTHYSTAMVSWSDPQNGYQDAIEPVFEHRLIRRYGIRQADITAIGCISQSEAIRRGKWVLHTNEHDRTVNFTVGLEGYIPLPGYLIGVSDNLLSGSGRSGRIQAVPGRYIITLDRVPSAKVGDWLVINLPSGKTGRDLITAINGQEVSVRSGGYAYSEPPEVGAVWAIESRYIAEQPFRVMGIKAGEDGVSFEITAVEHNPDKYALIDKDIRIDERPVTIIPPSVQPAPKNVLIDSYYSLNQGIIATTLRITWDAADSAVAYEAEWRKDNGNWITAPRTTARSLEVPNVDDGRYQARVRATNAAAISSIWMNTQDTLVGNRKVAPSAPQSLQTTSLLFGIRLDWDFANPTDVLLKTEICYNKNGEDDDTMQFADISYPQRTHTLQGLAAGEKLYFRARLVDKSGNSSAWTSLVSGVASNDTSWIVEASRDHFLDAETGRHLQAQLNEQARTDARHKQAIAENAQAIEKLNNILEDIQRRIR; encoded by the coding sequence ATGCGCATTATCCGGGTGCCAACCAATTATTACCCGGAGCGCAATCGCCGTTATTATGGCAGTTGGGATGGCACCTTCAAATGGGCATGGAGCGACAATCCGGCATGGGTGCTGTATGACCTGATGATCAATGACCGCTTCAGCATCGGCACCCGGGTGAAAGCGGAAAACCTGAATCTGGCAAAGTGGGATCTGTATAGCATCGCGCAATATTGTGATCAGACGGTGTCAGATGGAGAAGGTGGCGAAGAGCCGCGTTTCACCTGCAATGTGTATATTCAGTCACAGGAAGATGCCTGGGCCGTGTTGCGTGACATTGCGGGGATCTTCCGGGGGATGACTTTCTGGGCCAATAATAACATGAACGTGCTGGCGGACATGCCGCGCGACATGGATTACCTCTTTACCTGTGCCAATGTGCGTGACGGCAAATTCACCTATTCCAGTACCAGAGAGAAAACCCATTACTCCACGGCCATGGTGAGCTGGTCCGATCCGCAGAACGGCTATCAGGATGCTATCGAACCGGTGTTTGAACACCGCCTGATACGCCGCTATGGTATTCGACAGGCCGATATCACCGCCATCGGTTGTATCAGCCAAAGTGAAGCTATCCGACGTGGCAAATGGGTGTTGCACACCAACGAACATGACCGGACAGTCAATTTCACCGTCGGACTGGAGGGCTACATTCCTTTGCCGGGTTACCTTATCGGTGTGTCGGATAATCTGCTGTCAGGGTCGGGAAGGAGCGGGCGTATTCAGGCCGTGCCGGGGCGATACATTATTACCTTGGATCGGGTGCCGTCGGCAAAAGTGGGGGACTGGCTTGTCATCAACCTGCCTTCCGGTAAAACAGGAAGGGATCTCATTACCGCGATCAACGGACAGGAGGTTTCCGTGCGTAGCGGGGGCTATGCCTATTCAGAACCACCAGAAGTGGGCGCAGTCTGGGCCATTGAATCCCGCTATATCGCAGAGCAACCCTTTCGGGTGATGGGTATCAAAGCGGGGGAGGACGGCGTGTCATTTGAGATCACGGCGGTTGAGCACAACCCTGACAAGTATGCACTTATCGACAAGGATATCCGCATTGATGAACGCCCCGTGACCATTATTCCACCCAGTGTTCAGCCGGCACCGAAGAATGTCCTTATCGACAGTTATTATTCACTGAATCAGGGCATCATCGCCACCACGTTGCGGATCACATGGGACGCCGCCGACAGTGCCGTGGCCTATGAAGCCGAATGGCGCAAAGACAACGGCAACTGGATAACGGCTCCCCGGACTACCGCACGAAGTCTTGAGGTGCCGAACGTTGATGACGGGCGCTATCAGGCGCGGGTCAGGGCGACTAATGCCGCGGCAATATCCAGTATCTGGATGAACACACAGGATACCCTGGTAGGAAACCGCAAAGTGGCTCCGTCGGCACCGCAATCCCTCCAAACCACGTCGCTACTTTTTGGTATCCGGCTGGACTGGGATTTTGCCAACCCGACGGATGTCCTGCTGAAAACGGAAATTTGCTACAACAAAAACGGTGAGGATGATGACACGATGCAGTTCGCCGATATTTCTTATCCGCAACGAACCCACACTTTGCAGGGGCTGGCGGCGGGGGAGAAGCTCTATTTTCGGGCACGGTTGGTGGACAAATCGGGCAATTCCTCGGCGTGGACGTCACTGGTCAGCGGTGTCGCGTCCAATGATACCAGCTGGATAGTAGAGGCCAGTCGGGATCATTTTTTGGACGCAGAAACCGGGCGGCACTTACAGGCGCAACTCAATGAGCAGGCCAGAACCGATGCACGTCACAAGCAGGCCATTGCGGAAAATGCACAGGCCATTGAGAAGCTTAATAACATTCTGGAGGATATTCAGCGGCGTATACGGTAA
- a CDS encoding AAA family ATPase → MSISKVDIANFGSFKDFVWKSAVRDHGGDVLNFKRLNIIYGRNYSGKTTLSRIFRTLQTGIIPDSYSTSSFIISGDKGEVNQSGVSAHNYVVRVYNRDFVDDNLSFLVNQDGGEIKTFAIVGGKNKEVEDAITAIEAQLGSVEEKSGLKHELEIKRLERDRAKENYKKGNDTLTDKLRTKAKSLKENKDYVPEVYTIRNIQSDIEKTNKPNFKKLSQKESKAKADLLKQEVLPEITDKVSIKLKLNSLVNTVEELLQRTIKPTQAIQELLDDRILQLWVKEGMPLHRDKHDTCAFCRQKLPHDIWQILDSHFSKESIELESEIDLSIASVDSEIRRIPTFLSLTSDKFYSEEKSAFDISKKTLDGCLEVYKRDLESLKLALHKRKNSLFQLVVLPIVNHDAILIEQQVERINELIERSNRRSKTLDKDKINARETLRLSDVASFVSTIGYDAEMIRITELKTTSDISNAAFVAAENEIIRLESEVTALRREQKDERKGADRVNALLNHFFGHDGIKLEAQDNHDKTAVKFQIMRDGKSAYNLSEGECSLIAFCYFIAKLEEPESKDRELIIYIDDPVSSLDGNHIFFMFSLIESLIAKPIKNNDGSNRYRYKQLFISTHNLDFLKYLKKISLPNEKNHGGHQHFMIERNGASSNISLMPTYLKDYITEFNYLFHQIYKCRDQEIVNTNYEPFYSFGNNLRKFLEAFLFYKYPYHDDKNDAFERIKKFFGDDDTAIALANRLNNELSHLESIFDRSIKPIEIPEIPKLANYVLDKIYTSDPDQYNSLLKSIGEPERTT, encoded by the coding sequence ATGAGCATCAGTAAGGTAGATATTGCTAACTTCGGTAGCTTTAAAGATTTCGTTTGGAAGAGCGCCGTCAGAGACCATGGCGGTGATGTTCTGAACTTCAAGCGTCTGAACATTATCTATGGTCGCAACTATTCAGGTAAGACAACACTCTCACGCATCTTCCGTACTCTACAGACTGGTATCATCCCTGACAGTTACAGTACCTCATCCTTCATCATTTCCGGTGACAAAGGTGAAGTCAATCAATCGGGCGTCTCAGCGCATAATTACGTTGTAAGAGTCTATAATCGTGATTTTGTGGATGACAACCTCAGCTTCCTTGTCAACCAAGATGGCGGTGAAATCAAGACGTTCGCTATTGTTGGTGGGAAGAACAAGGAAGTTGAAGATGCTATCACCGCGATTGAAGCCCAACTTGGTAGCGTAGAAGAAAAATCAGGGCTTAAGCATGAGTTAGAGATAAAACGCCTTGAACGAGATCGCGCAAAAGAAAATTACAAAAAAGGCAATGATACTCTGACTGATAAGCTAAGAACTAAAGCAAAGTCTCTAAAAGAAAATAAGGACTACGTCCCTGAGGTATATACAATTCGAAATATTCAATCTGACATCGAAAAAACCAATAAGCCTAATTTCAAAAAACTATCACAAAAAGAATCCAAAGCGAAAGCAGACTTATTAAAACAAGAAGTACTTCCCGAAATTACCGACAAGGTTTCTATCAAACTAAAATTAAACTCTCTTGTTAATACTGTTGAAGAGCTTCTACAGCGAACGATTAAACCTACTCAGGCAATTCAAGAACTACTAGATGACCGTATTCTTCAGTTATGGGTTAAAGAGGGGATGCCCCTTCACAGAGACAAGCACGATACATGTGCATTCTGTCGCCAAAAACTTCCACATGATATTTGGCAAATTCTGGATTCGCACTTCAGCAAAGAATCAATTGAACTCGAATCAGAGATTGATTTGTCTATTGCTTCTGTTGATTCTGAAATTAGGCGAATTCCAACATTCCTAAGCCTAACAAGCGACAAGTTTTATTCTGAAGAAAAGTCAGCATTTGATATCAGCAAAAAAACTTTGGATGGTTGTTTGGAGGTGTACAAGCGAGATTTGGAATCACTCAAATTAGCACTTCACAAGAGAAAGAATAGTCTCTTTCAGCTCGTAGTTCTCCCGATAGTCAATCATGATGCCATACTTATTGAGCAGCAAGTTGAACGCATCAACGAACTAATTGAGCGGAGCAACCGTCGCTCCAAGACATTGGATAAAGATAAGATTAATGCGCGTGAGACACTCCGTTTATCAGATGTGGCATCTTTTGTTTCTACGATTGGCTACGATGCAGAAATGATTCGCATTACTGAATTGAAGACTACTTCTGACATATCAAATGCAGCTTTTGTTGCTGCTGAAAATGAGATCATTAGGTTAGAGAGTGAAGTCACTGCCCTGCGCAGAGAACAGAAAGATGAGCGAAAAGGTGCTGATCGTGTCAATGCACTTTTGAATCACTTCTTTGGTCATGATGGCATCAAGCTTGAAGCTCAAGATAATCACGATAAAACTGCTGTTAAGTTTCAGATCATGCGAGATGGCAAGTCTGCATATAACCTAAGTGAAGGTGAGTGCAGCTTGATTGCATTTTGCTACTTCATTGCCAAGTTGGAAGAACCTGAAAGTAAAGATAGAGAACTCATCATCTACATTGATGATCCAGTCTCAAGCTTAGATGGCAATCACATCTTCTTTATGTTCAGCTTGATCGAGAGTTTAATTGCCAAACCAATCAAGAATAACGACGGCTCAAACCGCTATCGGTATAAACAGCTTTTCATCTCAACTCATAATCTTGATTTCTTGAAGTATCTTAAGAAAATTTCACTTCCAAATGAGAAAAATCATGGTGGTCATCAACACTTCATGATTGAAAGGAATGGAGCCTCGAGTAATATTTCGTTGATGCCCACTTACCTTAAAGATTACATCACCGAGTTCAATTATCTTTTTCATCAAATCTACAAATGCCGTGATCAAGAAATTGTAAATACTAATTACGAACCATTTTACTCATTTGGAAACAATTTAAGGAAATTCCTTGAAGCATTTCTTTTTTACAAATACCCCTATCATGATGATAAGAATGATGCCTTTGAAAGGATCAAAAAGTTCTTTGGGGATGACGACACTGCAATAGCTCTTGCTAATCGCCTGAACAATGAGCTATCTCACTTGGAATCAATTTTTGATCGAAGCATCAAGCCAATAGAAATTCCTGAAATTCCAAAGCTCGCGAACTATGTATTAGACAAGATTTACACATCGGACCCTGACCAATACAATTCATTGCTAAAGAGTATAGGTGAGCCCGAGCGCACTACTTAA